The following proteins come from a genomic window of Polaribacter dokdonensis:
- a CDS encoding penicillin-binding protein yields MTLFLFAVVFRVINIQYFQGEKYKKLSTELTIKQDTIYANKGNVYAADGNLLATSMSKYTIRMDAVAVNGNVFEKNVAGLAKELSFMLGKSQKYYENKLRSARKRKNRYLLLARNIGYNDYLKMKQFPIFKLGVYRGGFIAEHKTVRAHPIGKIAERTIGYDDFRGEAGIEGAFADFMEGENGLRWKQKIAKNQWKPISDVNEKEPIDGHDVITTIDVNIQDITHHALLKQLEYFEADHGCAVVMETATGEIKAISNLGRTSKGKYYEKRNYAVWESHEPGSTFKLASLMAALDDKKIDTSTVVDTEKGKIYIHNKKVEDSRRGGYGKISAARVFEVSSNVGIVKLIKEHYDDEPEKFISKLEKYGFTKKVGFPIKGEGKPYIPKPADKGWNKISLEWMSWGYGVSVTPMQTLMFYNAVANNGVMVKPRFVKELRRGNKAETVFETEIVHPKIASDETLKKVRKVMENVVIKGTADNIYSSNFSMAGKTGTAKKFMPRIKNKDGNWEGGYYSTKHYVASFAGFFPADEPKYSCIVVVHDPDKKKGYYGATVAAPVFKEIAQKIYTTTPIDNQSVDDNVQFAALEKQFKKYNEIITKEHTKVPNVKGMNGMDAISLLENIGLKVQISGVGKVQNQSIKKGEILKKGSTITLKLS; encoded by the coding sequence ATGACGCTTTTTTTGTTTGCAGTGGTTTTTCGAGTAATCAACATTCAATATTTTCAAGGAGAAAAATATAAGAAGCTTTCTACTGAACTTACCATCAAACAAGATACAATTTACGCGAATAAAGGAAACGTCTATGCTGCAGATGGTAATTTATTGGCTACATCTATGTCTAAATATACAATTAGAATGGATGCTGTTGCTGTAAATGGTAATGTGTTTGAAAAAAATGTAGCTGGTTTAGCTAAAGAGCTAAGTTTCATGTTGGGTAAGAGTCAAAAATATTATGAAAACAAACTAAGATCTGCAAGAAAAAGAAAAAACAGGTATTTGTTGTTGGCTAGAAATATTGGCTATAATGATTACCTAAAGATGAAACAATTCCCGATTTTTAAATTAGGAGTGTACAGAGGAGGTTTTATAGCAGAGCACAAAACAGTAAGAGCACATCCAATAGGTAAAATTGCAGAAAGAACTATTGGTTATGATGATTTTAGAGGTGAAGCTGGTATAGAAGGTGCATTTGCAGATTTTATGGAAGGTGAAAATGGTTTGCGATGGAAACAGAAAATCGCTAAAAATCAATGGAAACCTATTTCTGATGTTAACGAAAAAGAGCCTATAGATGGCCATGATGTGATTACAACTATTGATGTAAATATTCAAGACATTACACATCATGCTTTACTAAAACAACTGGAGTATTTTGAAGCAGATCATGGTTGTGCTGTGGTTATGGAAACAGCTACTGGCGAAATTAAAGCAATTTCTAATTTAGGAAGAACTTCTAAAGGTAAGTATTACGAAAAAAGAAATTACGCAGTTTGGGAAAGTCATGAGCCAGGATCAACATTTAAGTTGGCAAGTTTAATGGCAGCTTTAGATGATAAAAAAATTGATACTTCTACTGTTGTAGATACAGAAAAAGGTAAAATTTATATTCATAATAAAAAGGTCGAAGATTCAAGAAGAGGTGGTTATGGTAAAATATCTGCAGCTCGTGTTTTTGAGGTTTCCTCTAATGTGGGTATTGTAAAGTTAATTAAAGAACATTATGATGATGAGCCAGAAAAGTTTATAAGTAAACTAGAAAAATACGGATTCACTAAAAAGGTCGGTTTTCCAATAAAAGGTGAAGGCAAACCATACATACCTAAACCAGCAGATAAAGGTTGGAACAAGATTTCTTTAGAGTGGATGTCTTGGGGTTATGGAGTTTCTGTAACACCAATGCAAACGTTAATGTTCTATAATGCTGTTGCAAATAATGGAGTAATGGTTAAGCCAAGATTCGTTAAAGAATTAAGAAGAGGAAATAAGGCAGAAACTGTATTCGAAACAGAAATTGTACATCCTAAAATTGCATCTGATGAAACCTTAAAAAAGGTCAGAAAAGTAATGGAGAATGTAGTAATTAAAGGTACTGCAGATAATATCTATTCCTCTAACTTTTCTATGGCAGGCAAAACAGGAACTGCCAAAAAGTTTATGCCAAGAATTAAGAATAAAGATGGTAATTGGGAAGGTGGTTACTACTCTACAAAACATTATGTAGCCTCTTTTGCTGGCTTTTTTCCTGCAGATGAACCTAAATATTCATGTATAGTTGTGGTTCATGATCCTGATAAAAAGAAGGGGTATTATGGAGCTACAGTTGCTGCACCAGTTTTTAAAGAAATTGCACAAAAAATATATACAACAACACCTATAGACAATCAATCTGTAGATGATAACGTACAATTTGCAGCATTAGAAAAGCAGTTCAAAAAATACAACGAAATAATTACAAAAGAACATACTAAAGTGCCTAATGTTAAAGGTATGAATGGTATGGATGCAATATCACTTTTAGAGAACATTGGTTTAAAGGTACAGATTTCAGGAGTTGGAAAAGTGCAGAATCAATCTATCAAAAAAGGAGAAATATTAAAAAAAGGATCAACCATTACTTTAAAATTATCATAG
- a CDS encoding FtsL-like putative cell division protein, whose product MSKVKRNIYDILRGSFLTDESSFKNWGIILFVVILLLVMITSAHNADKKVIRISELNKQKRELRAEYVDTGTILMRMKMESSIREKAIERGLKPSETPPKKIKVTYKD is encoded by the coding sequence ATGTCTAAAGTTAAAAGAAACATATACGATATTTTAAGAGGTAGCTTTTTAACAGATGAGTCATCTTTCAAAAATTGGGGTATCATCTTATTTGTGGTCATCTTATTGTTGGTAATGATTACGAGTGCACACAATGCAGATAAAAAAGTAATTCGAATATCAGAATTAAACAAACAAAAAAGAGAGCTAAGAGCAGAATATGTAGATACAGGTACTATTTTAATGCGAATGAAAATGGAATCTAGTATAAGAGAGAAAGCAATTGAAAGAGGTTTAAAACCTTCAGAAACACCACCGAAAAAAATAAAAGTAACCTATAAAGATTAA
- the rsmH gene encoding 16S rRNA (cytosine(1402)-N(4))-methyltransferase RsmH translates to MSYHNAVLLQESVDGLNIKEDGIYVDVTFGGGGHSKEILKRLGKNGKLFAFDQDPDAINNAIDDERFVLIPENFRYISRFLRFHRIKKVDGVLADLGVSSHQFDEAERGFSIRFDGDLDMRMNQKSKISAKEIINNYSEEKLAEILFLYGELRNSRKLARTIVHERKNAPIETSFQLKEVLKAFLPNAREHKILAQIFQAIRIEVNEELEVLKEFLQQIPNLLNEEGRLSVISYHSLEDRLVKRFIRTGLFEGEPEKDVFGNSNEPLKKVGKLIVPPKEEIKINNRARSAKLRLATLK, encoded by the coding sequence ATGAGTTATCATAATGCAGTTTTATTACAAGAAAGTGTAGATGGCTTAAATATCAAAGAAGATGGTATTTATGTAGATGTTACGTTTGGTGGTGGAGGTCATTCTAAAGAAATTTTAAAAAGATTAGGTAAAAACGGTAAGTTGTTTGCTTTTGATCAAGATCCTGATGCCATTAATAATGCTATAGATGATGAACGTTTTGTATTGATTCCTGAAAACTTTAGATACATCTCTCGTTTTTTAAGATTTCATAGAATTAAAAAAGTAGATGGAGTTTTAGCGGATTTAGGGGTTTCTTCTCATCAATTTGATGAGGCTGAAAGAGGTTTTTCAATTCGTTTTGATGGTGATTTAGATATGAGAATGAATCAAAAATCTAAAATCTCAGCAAAAGAAATCATCAATAATTATTCTGAAGAAAAGTTAGCAGAAATTCTTTTTTTATATGGAGAGTTAAGAAATTCAAGGAAATTGGCTAGAACAATTGTACATGAAAGAAAAAATGCTCCTATAGAAACTAGCTTTCAGTTAAAAGAGGTGCTTAAAGCTTTTTTACCTAATGCAAGAGAACATAAAATTTTAGCGCAAATTTTTCAAGCGATTAGAATTGAAGTAAATGAGGAATTAGAAGTTTTAAAAGAGTTTCTTCAGCAAATACCAAATTTATTAAATGAAGAAGGTAGGTTAAGTGTTATTTCTTATCATTCTTTAGAAGATAGATTGGTTAAAAGATTTATTAGAACAGGTTTGTTTGAAGGTGAACCAGAAAAAGATGTTTTTGGAAATTCTAATGAGCCATTAAAAAAAGTTGGGAAGTTAATTGTGCCTCCAAAAGAAGAAATTAAAATAAATAATAGAGCAAGAAGTGCAAAACTAAGGTTAGCCACGCTTAAATAA
- the mraZ gene encoding division/cell wall cluster transcriptional repressor MraZ yields the protein MINLIGTYECKADAKGRVMFPSAFKKQVSPILQEGFVLKKSVFEQCLELYPMKEWNATMAEINKLNKFKKKNNDFIRRFTAGVKVVELDATGRILIPKNLSEFAGIKKQVVMSSSVNIIEIWDKEKYENAIENAAENFSDLAEEVMGNTGGDELS from the coding sequence GTGATTAATCTAATAGGTACATATGAATGTAAAGCTGACGCTAAAGGTAGGGTCATGTTTCCTTCTGCTTTCAAAAAGCAGGTATCACCTATTTTACAAGAAGGTTTCGTTTTAAAAAAGTCGGTTTTTGAGCAATGTTTAGAGTTGTATCCAATGAAAGAATGGAATGCAACCATGGCTGAGATTAACAAACTGAATAAGTTCAAGAAAAAAAACAATGATTTTATTAGAAGATTTACGGCTGGTGTAAAGGTAGTAGAATTAGATGCTACTGGTCGAATTTTAATACCAAAAAATTTATCTGAATTTGCAGGGATTAAAAAGCAAGTGGTAATGTCGTCTTCTGTAAATATCATTGAGATTTGGGATAAAGAGAAGTACGAAAACGCAATTGAGAATGCTGCTGAAAATTTTTCAGATTTAGCAGAAGAGGTGATGGGTAATACAGGTGGAGATGAGTTATCATAA
- a CDS encoding alpha/beta fold hydrolase, translating into MTDKLKTEDKFTYAEAGEGPAIIVLHGLMGALSNFGSTFDHFSNNGYKVLIPELPLYTLPLVQTNVKNLASYLHDFLAYKKIDSALLLGNSLGGHISLYFTKHYPEKVNALVLTGSSGLYENAMGGSFPKRGNYEYIEQKARDVFYDPKIATKELVDDVYATVNDRMKALKTLSIAKSAIRHNMANDLPEMKLPVCLIWGKQDGVTPPEVANDFHKLLPNSELFWIDKCGHAAMMERPEEFNQILEGWLKSNNI; encoded by the coding sequence ATGACTGACAAGTTAAAAACTGAAGATAAGTTTACATATGCAGAAGCTGGTGAAGGACCTGCAATCATTGTTTTACATGGATTAATGGGGGCTTTAAGTAACTTTGGGTCTACTTTTGATCATTTTTCAAACAACGGTTATAAGGTATTAATACCTGAATTACCTTTATACACTTTACCACTTGTACAAACCAATGTTAAAAATTTAGCAAGCTATTTGCATGATTTTTTAGCCTACAAAAAAATTGATAGTGCTTTGCTTTTAGGAAACTCTTTAGGTGGGCATATTTCTTTATATTTCACAAAACATTATCCAGAAAAAGTAAATGCTTTAGTATTAACAGGAAGTTCTGGCTTGTATGAAAATGCCATGGGTGGTAGTTTCCCAAAAAGAGGAAACTATGAGTACATAGAGCAAAAAGCAAGAGATGTTTTTTACGATCCAAAAATTGCTACAAAAGAATTGGTAGATGACGTATATGCTACTGTTAATGACAGAATGAAAGCATTAAAAACCTTGTCTATTGCAAAAAGTGCTATAAGACATAATATGGCCAATGATTTACCTGAAATGAAACTACCTGTATGTTTGATTTGGGGAAAACAAGATGGAGTAACTCCACCAGAGGTAGCCAATGACTTTCATAAATTACTGCCTAATTCAGAGTTATTTTGGATTGATAAATGTGGTCATGCTGCAATGATGGAAAGACCTGAAGAATTTAACCAAATTCTTGAAGGATGGTTAAAATCTAATAACATCTAA
- the yihA gene encoding ribosome biogenesis GTP-binding protein YihA/YsxC, translated as MKIKSAEFVMSNSNVINAPKDRIPEYAFIGRSNVGKSSLINMLMERKDLAKISGKPGKTQLINHFKINEEWFLVDLPGYGYAQVSKKKRVIFQYFIENYFKEREQLVCTFVLIDSRHDPQKIDLDFMRFLGENQIPFCLVFTKADKLGSSKLNKQITSYKKKLLQHWETLPMNFLTSSSTGLGRKEFLDFIDSVNEDVAKDFK; from the coding sequence GTGAAAATTAAGTCTGCTGAATTTGTAATGAGTAACAGTAATGTTATTAATGCACCAAAAGATAGAATACCAGAATACGCTTTTATAGGACGTTCTAATGTTGGTAAATCTTCATTAATCAACATGTTAATGGAGCGTAAAGATTTGGCAAAAATATCTGGAAAACCAGGTAAAACCCAACTTATAAATCACTTTAAAATAAACGAAGAATGGTTTTTGGTAGATTTACCAGGCTATGGTTATGCTCAAGTTTCTAAAAAGAAAAGAGTTATTTTTCAATACTTTATTGAGAATTACTTCAAAGAAAGAGAGCAATTGGTTTGCACCTTTGTTTTAATAGATTCTAGACACGATCCTCAAAAAATAGACTTAGATTTTATGCGCTTTTTGGGAGAAAATCAAATTCCTTTTTGTTTAGTTTTCACAAAAGCAGATAAATTAGGGAGCTCTAAATTAAACAAGCAAATTACATCTTACAAAAAGAAATTATTGCAACATTGGGAAACATTACCAATGAACTTTTTAACCTCTTCTTCTACAGGATTAGGTCGTAAAGAATTTTTAGATTTTATTGATAGTGTAAACGAAGACGTTGCTAAAGATTTTAAATAA
- a CDS encoding RluA family pseudouridine synthase, with translation MHSTKQNLQVLFEDNHIIIVNKRSGDITQGDKTGDKPLSDVVKEYIKDKYNKAGNVFLGVVHRLDRPTSGVIIFARTSKALERLNKMLRDKEIHKTYWAVVKSHPKKEKATLINYLKKNPKNNKSSVFQKEIEGSKKAILHYSVLKKLDNYTLLEIDLETGRHHQIRAQLSNIGYPIKGDLKYGFNRSNKDGSIHLHARKIEFIHPVAKEKISVLAPTPNEVIWNACK, from the coding sequence ATGCATTCTACTAAGCAAAACTTACAAGTACTTTTTGAAGACAATCATATCATTATTGTTAATAAAAGGTCTGGAGATATTACTCAGGGTGATAAAACTGGAGATAAACCTTTAAGTGATGTTGTAAAAGAATATATTAAAGATAAATACAACAAAGCTGGTAATGTTTTTTTAGGTGTAGTGCATAGGTTAGATAGGCCAACTTCTGGAGTTATAATTTTTGCAAGAACCTCTAAAGCCTTAGAGCGTTTAAATAAAATGTTACGTGACAAAGAAATTCATAAAACCTATTGGGCTGTTGTAAAAAGTCATCCAAAGAAAGAAAAAGCAACATTAATTAATTACCTGAAAAAAAATCCGAAGAATAATAAATCTAGTGTTTTTCAAAAGGAAATTGAGGGCTCTAAAAAAGCAATTTTACATTATTCTGTTCTTAAAAAGTTAGACAATTATACACTCTTAGAAATTGATTTAGAAACAGGAAGACATCATCAAATTAGAGCGCAATTATCGAATATAGGCTACCCTATTAAAGGCGATTTAAAATATGGTTTTAACAGAAGTAACAAAGATGGAAGTATTCATTTACATGCCAGAAAAATAGAATTTATACATCCTGTGGCTAAAGAGAAAATTTCTGTTCTTGCACCAACACCTAACGAAGTAATTTGGAACGCTTGTAAGTAA
- a CDS encoding alkane 1-monooxygenase codes for MKALKYFTILILPLVVYISFTNKGWLTYLPALVFFGLVPLLEFFIKPNTYNFSKEEEKVEKENKLYTYLLYATLPMQIAFLIFFFYAIQEPNLNNSEIFGRIFGMGIMCGVIGINVGHELGHRNQRFGEFIGEILLLTSLNTHFLPYHNGGHHYNVATPKDAATARKNEVLFIFWIRSHFTSYFQAWQLENKRMKSLNRYWFHHQNRMVIYTLCNILLLALIYFIFGQFVLLAFIAAAIIGILLLETVNYIEHYGLLRKKNNHGRYERVKRNHSWNSNHQVGQVLLFNLSRHSDHHYNGSKHYQLLKSLPESPQMPTGYPGMMLLSFMPPIWFWVMNKKLNNLS; via the coding sequence ATGAAAGCCCTAAAATACTTTACCATTTTAATTCTACCTTTAGTAGTATACATTTCTTTTACAAATAAAGGTTGGCTTACTTATTTACCTGCACTTGTTTTTTTTGGATTAGTTCCGCTTTTGGAATTCTTTATAAAACCCAACACCTACAATTTCTCAAAAGAAGAAGAGAAAGTAGAGAAAGAGAACAAACTTTACACCTATTTATTATATGCAACTCTACCTATGCAGATTGCGTTTTTAATCTTCTTTTTTTATGCAATTCAAGAACCAAATCTTAATAACTCAGAAATCTTTGGTAGAATTTTTGGAATGGGTATTATGTGTGGAGTAATAGGTATTAATGTGGGTCATGAATTAGGTCATAGAAATCAAAGATTTGGCGAATTTATTGGTGAAATTTTATTACTTACTTCTTTAAATACACACTTTTTACCTTATCATAATGGAGGGCATCATTATAATGTAGCAACACCAAAAGACGCTGCTACTGCAAGAAAAAACGAGGTTTTATTCATTTTTTGGATTCGCTCTCATTTTACAAGTTACTTCCAAGCTTGGCAATTAGAAAACAAGCGCATGAAATCTTTGAATAGATATTGGTTTCATCACCAAAATAGAATGGTAATATATACACTTTGTAACATCCTTCTCTTAGCACTAATCTACTTTATTTTTGGTCAATTTGTTCTGCTAGCATTCATAGCAGCAGCAATAATTGGTATTCTTTTATTAGAGACCGTAAATTATATAGAACATTATGGTTTGTTGCGTAAAAAGAACAATCATGGAAGATATGAACGTGTAAAAAGAAATCACTCTTGGAACAGCAATCATCAAGTTGGGCAAGTACTACTTTTTAATTTGTCTAGACATTCAGACCATCATTATAATGGTTCTAAGCATTATCAATTATTAAAATCATTACCAGAAAGTCCACAAATGCCAACAGGTTATCCAGGCATGATGTTACTTTCATTTATGCCACCAATTTGGTTTTGGGTAATGAATAAAAAATTAAATAATCTATCATAA
- a CDS encoding nitroreductase family protein has protein sequence MNQEKTVSEAIAYRRSVRIYDANKPIQTEIVKKCLEQAALAPNSSNMQLWEFYHITSKDIIAKIAPFCFNQNAARTAQQLVIFVTRKDLWKERAQANLKFIDKNFGANNPKSEQSSREKTARNYYGKIIPFAYADFLGILGFLKFIMVTVIGFFKPIYRQVRKSDMRIVAHKTCGLAAENFMISMAAEGYDTCPMEGSDTLRVKNLLGLPFGAEINMIVSCGIREPKGVYGERFRIPFNEIYKEV, from the coding sequence ATGAATCAAGAAAAAACAGTTTCTGAAGCAATTGCATACAGAAGATCAGTAAGAATTTATGACGCCAACAAACCAATACAAACAGAAATTGTTAAAAAATGTTTAGAGCAAGCTGCTTTGGCTCCTAACAGTAGCAATATGCAATTATGGGAATTTTATCACATTACTTCTAAAGATATTATAGCTAAAATTGCGCCTTTCTGTTTTAATCAAAATGCAGCAAGAACTGCACAGCAATTGGTAATTTTTGTAACGCGTAAAGATTTATGGAAAGAGAGAGCACAAGCCAATTTAAAGTTTATTGATAAAAACTTTGGAGCAAACAATCCAAAAAGCGAACAATCTAGTAGAGAAAAAACAGCGAGAAATTATTATGGTAAAATTATACCCTTTGCTTATGCCGATTTTTTGGGGATTTTAGGTTTTTTAAAATTTATAATGGTTACAGTAATTGGTTTTTTTAAACCCATTTACAGACAAGTTAGAAAAAGTGATATGAGAATTGTAGCTCATAAAACTTGTGGTTTAGCAGCAGAAAACTTTATGATATCTATGGCTGCAGAAGGTTATGATACTTGCCCAATGGAAGGTTCAGATACACTTAGGGTTAAAAACTTGTTGGGTTTGCCTTTTGGTGCTGAAATTAACATGATCGTATCTTGTGGAATTAGAGAGCCAAAAGGTGTTTATGGAGAACGTTTTAGAATTCCATTTAACGAAATCTACAAAGAAGTGTAG
- a CDS encoding penicillin acylase family protein, protein MKFIKKSLKVILVLIVLIVVGGWLYSRTYQPDYSGELELNNLSDEVTVYFDEVGVPHIEAQNQQDAYTALGYVHAQDRLWQMELIRRIASGRLSEIFGKDLLQTDVFFSGLGIEEAAEKTMATLDKNSQPYLLTEAYLNGINQYINEGKTPIEFSLVGVEKENYTIKDVYNVFGYMAFSFAVAHKTDPLLTEIKEKLGEAYLNEIMTTDVSDLTINKYETKEIKGELSAAVSKLMDKLPVSTFIGSNSWVIAPEKTKNGKVLFANDPHIGFSQPSVWYENHIKTPDFEIYGFNIALMPFPLLGHNREYAYGLTMLANDDLNFYVEENNGDNENQYKTSEGYKDYELLSKTIKIKDEADTTFTVKVSKHGPIMNGLISHMNDDRPIAMHWLYTQLNNEQLHVSYEMSHAKSLMKFRDAVAKIHAPGLNVMYGDAKGNIAWFASAKLYQLRDSLSSKLYLDGSSGNDEITEFLPFNENPQAVNPSWNYVYSANNQPDSVRGKLYPGYYQPQDRAKRISTLLNKKNDFTKEDVQNMIYDVQSATVSDIANDLLHYVDQQNLTASQKKAISILENWNGDYQKTAIAPTIYNRFLYEVLAATYKDELGGSFELFVNSQLQDQALPIQINRENSIWWDNVKTASKKESRAEIITSSFLDTFAFLENQLGENVDNWLWKRVISLEHEHAIGKAGGVLRSIFNVGPFETIGGNEVINNQIFKLDSTGVYKITAGPSTRRVIDFSDIENSSAILPTGQSGNVFSEHYKDQAQKFVDGEFVKMSLNETEIKKSANVLVLQPKD, encoded by the coding sequence ATGAAATTTATCAAAAAATCTTTAAAAGTTATTCTAGTTTTAATAGTACTAATAGTTGTTGGTGGCTGGTTATATTCTAGAACTTATCAGCCTGATTATTCTGGAGAATTAGAATTGAATAATTTATCTGATGAAGTAACTGTTTATTTTGATGAGGTTGGTGTGCCACATATAGAAGCACAAAACCAACAAGATGCCTATACTGCTTTGGGTTATGTGCATGCACAAGACAGATTATGGCAAATGGAGCTTATTAGAAGAATTGCTTCAGGTAGATTGTCTGAAATTTTTGGTAAAGATTTGTTACAAACAGATGTCTTTTTTTCAGGCTTAGGTATAGAAGAAGCTGCTGAAAAAACTATGGCAACATTAGATAAAAACAGTCAGCCTTATTTGTTAACTGAGGCTTATTTAAATGGGATTAATCAGTATATAAACGAAGGTAAAACTCCTATAGAGTTCTCTTTAGTGGGTGTAGAAAAAGAAAATTACACCATTAAAGATGTTTACAATGTGTTTGGTTATATGGCTTTTAGTTTTGCTGTTGCTCATAAAACAGATCCTCTTTTAACAGAGATTAAAGAGAAGTTAGGTGAGGCATATTTGAATGAGATAATGACGACTGATGTTAGCGATTTAACCATAAATAAATACGAAACTAAAGAAATTAAGGGAGAGCTTTCTGCTGCAGTTAGTAAATTGATGGACAAATTACCAGTGTCTACTTTTATTGGAAGTAACTCTTGGGTAATTGCACCAGAAAAAACTAAAAATGGAAAAGTACTTTTTGCAAACGACCCACATATTGGATTTTCACAACCTTCAGTTTGGTACGAAAATCATATTAAAACTCCAGATTTTGAAATTTACGGATTTAATATAGCCTTAATGCCATTTCCTCTTTTAGGGCATAATAGAGAATATGCCTATGGTTTAACCATGTTAGCTAATGATGATTTAAATTTTTATGTAGAAGAAAATAATGGCGATAATGAAAATCAATATAAAACCTCAGAAGGCTATAAAGATTACGAACTATTAAGTAAAACTATAAAAATTAAAGATGAAGCTGATACTACTTTTACTGTAAAAGTATCTAAACATGGCCCAATAATGAATGGTTTAATATCTCATATGAATGATGATAGACCTATAGCAATGCACTGGTTGTACACACAATTAAATAATGAGCAGTTACATGTTTCTTATGAAATGTCTCATGCAAAATCATTAATGAAATTTAGAGATGCTGTTGCTAAAATTCATGCTCCAGGTTTAAACGTAATGTATGGAGATGCAAAAGGAAACATAGCTTGGTTTGCATCTGCTAAACTATATCAATTAAGAGATAGTTTGTCTTCTAAATTGTATTTAGATGGTTCTTCTGGAAATGATGAAATAACTGAATTTTTACCTTTTAATGAAAATCCGCAAGCTGTTAATCCTTCATGGAATTACGTGTATTCTGCAAATAATCAGCCAGATTCTGTTAGGGGTAAATTATATCCTGGCTATTATCAACCACAAGATAGAGCTAAGAGAATATCAACCTTATTAAATAAAAAAAACGATTTTACTAAAGAAGACGTACAAAATATGATTTATGATGTGCAGTCTGCTACAGTTTCTGATATTGCAAATGATTTATTACACTATGTAGACCAGCAGAATTTAACTGCTTCACAGAAAAAAGCAATTTCTATTCTAGAAAACTGGAATGGCGATTATCAAAAAACAGCAATTGCACCAACTATTTACAATCGATTTTTGTACGAAGTGTTAGCAGCTACTTATAAGGACGAATTAGGAGGAAGTTTTGAGTTATTTGTCAATTCTCAATTGCAAGACCAGGCATTACCAATTCAAATTAATAGAGAAAATTCCATTTGGTGGGATAATGTAAAAACTGCATCTAAAAAAGAGTCTAGAGCAGAAATTATTACTTCTTCATTTTTAGATACGTTTGCTTTTTTAGAAAATCAGTTAGGAGAAAATGTTGATAATTGGTTGTGGAAAAGAGTAATTTCTTTAGAACATGAGCATGCTATTGGCAAAGCAGGTGGCGTTTTAAGAAGTATTTTTAATGTTGGTCCATTTGAAACTATTGGAGGTAATGAAGTAATTAACAATCAGATTTTTAAATTAGATAGTACAGGAGTTTATAAAATTACAGCTGGCCCATCAACAAGAAGAGTTATTGATTTTTCTGACATAGAAAACAGTTCAGCAATTTTACCAACAGGTCAATCAGGTAATGTTTTTAGTGAACATTATAAAGATCAGGCTCAGAAATTTGTAGATGGAGAGTTTGTTAAAATGAGTTTAAATGAAACAGAAATAAAGAAAAGCGCAAATGTTTTGGTCTTACAACCAAAAGATTAG